One Eublepharis macularius isolate TG4126 chromosome 6, MPM_Emac_v1.0, whole genome shotgun sequence DNA segment encodes these proteins:
- the TM4SF19 gene encoding transmembrane 4 L6 family member 19, which translates to MCVGTCSRILGPCLLTLSLLSITANIFLLFPSWEWQYLTMGHITKNALIVPGVWGGGLLVLPAAIHITAFGWRWSSARNSGTCQNMFLSIVLSALALLGSAACFILSGVGVTEGPLCLYNSTYNQSKMQQWDYPFLVMDTPPLNSRTQNYLYDPSLWNSVCIEPRNVVAWNIYFFFALLIISMIEMVLAALQIINGFFGCICGFCDKK; encoded by the exons ATGTGTGTGGGGACGTGCAGTCGAATTTTAGGCCCATGCCTCCTTACCTTGAGTCTGCTTTCCATCACTGCCAACATTTTCCTACTCTTTCCCAGCTGGGAATGGCAGTACCTAACAATGGGCCACATCACGAAAAATGCTTTGATAGTACcaggagtgtggggagggggactgctg GTACTCCCTGCTGCCATTCACATCACAGCTTTTGGATGGAGATGGAGCAGTGCCCGCAATTCTGGAACTTGTCAAAAC ATGTTTCTCTCCATTGTATTGTCAGCACTGGCTTTGCTGGGATcagctgcttgctttattttgtcTGGTGTAGGTGTGACGGAGGGGCCCCTCTGTCTCTATAATTCCACTTATAACCAAAGCAAGATGCAGCAATGGGATTATCCATTTCTCGTAATGGACACTCCACCCTTGAACAGCAG GACTCAGAATTACTTGTATGATCCTTCCCTTTGGAATTCTGTTTGCATTGAGCCCCGCAATGTGGTAGCCTGGaatatttatttcttctttgccctcCTAATCATCAGCATGATTGAGATGGTCTTAGCTGCTCTTCAGATCATCAATGGCTTTTTTGGATGTATCTGTGGCTTTTGTGACAAGAAATAG